A region of the Sardina pilchardus chromosome 3, fSarPil1.1, whole genome shotgun sequence genome:
CATTGAAGTTATTGGGGAAACTATGCTAGTACTCCGATTCAAGTGTTTTGTGACATTGACTGAATCATTGTCTACAATAAGGTTGTGTTCTTTCCATAAAATGCTTTTGCCTTGAAGTTTACATGCAAAGCATCGCCAACAAGCTGTTAactggctaacgttagcaaacTATGAGAAACAGATTAGCTAACATTAACTTAGCCCTAACCAACGCTCGAGAGCTAATAGGGTAAGTCAAGTCTATTTGCTTCAGTTAGTCAGTTCACCTATAATCTTACACGGTTTGCCAGTTAGTTCAgtaatataaagcacatataatCTAAACAAACGTTAATTGTCTTCTAAGTGAATCTCCTTCTTCGTAGTTTCATGCCAcagttgttctgttctgttacaGTAACATTTGGAATTGTTAGCAAATAGTTAGCTTGGGAATAGCACTTCGACTGAAGCTAACATTAGATATATAACCAGCTTTCTGACCGAAATATATTAAAAACCGTTCGAGTTTTAAATCACCATGTCTAGTTTACAGACTCATTCACTGGGTGTTATCATTAGCTAGGGATGTCACTTGCTGATTGCCTTATGCTGCCTACATTGGGTTTTGTTATCTCTAGCAAGAAGTTGTTAGCTAACGTTGACAAGCCAAAGCTGGCTAACGAGAGGTACAAAGTGGCTGTCTGACGGTAACGATAAGTTATGTCTGTTAAGTTCCTCTACTTATTAGCTATGCCGCGATCTAGTTTGGAGTTAATGGACGTTTGCCAGTTTCTGATAGCTAACGTAGCAACTCCATAACCCCATCATAGTTTCGTCACTGACAGTTGTGTCAGTGTGCATTTGTTAGCTGTTTGGCTGTGTCAGCAATTACTATATTTAGCAGCAAAACGCCAGACATAAACTTGGCTTAACTGTTTTCATTCGAAGTTGAATTTTATTTCATTCGAAGTTGTTATTAacttgttttcatttcacttggTTGCAAAGTATTTAACATAACGGTACCGTTGTTAGTGAACTACCCATTAGTTGTAGTTTGGGTCTGAAGGCTGACCCTACTATGTATTCTCTTGTTGTACTGTTCTGTCCTACTTAAACATTGACACTGTGCAGGAGAAATGGATACAATTATTCTGTTTTATCTTGTTTATAGACCAAGGCATAACCGAAACATTTGTGAGGATGAGTAAGAAGCCTCCCTGTCGGCCAGGAATCATCTTTGAGGTGGGCGCAAGAGTTGAGGCCCAGGACTATCTTCAGAAATGGTAACTCGTGAGTTCTTAAGGAGAATTGCAATCAGAAtgattgtctgtgtctgtaacacaagtattttttatatttttttctccttaaAAATACAGGTACACCTCTCGCATTGAGAAGATTGACTATGATGAAGGGAAAATGCTAGTGCATTTTGACCGTTGGAGCCACCGCTATGACGAATGGATCTTTTGGGACAGTAACCGCCTAAGGCCTCTTGAGAAGCCAACCCTAAGGAAGGAGGGActaaaagaggaagaggagatgtcTGTAGGTGTCCTCTCTTTTATGCACACAAAATGCACACTTGACAGCATGAAATGAATCCCGAACTTTAGAtacattaatattgccatgaTAACTATACATGCCCAGATCTGATAGCTACCCATTGGTTAGAGAAGATAATGTCTTCATAAAAAGAGATTAGAATTGTCCCCTGTTATGAGTTATCAAAGTAATCATGCATATCTCGCAAACATTTCTGCCAGGAGAGACTCGGCGAGATAAGAACATCTCGCCTACCTGAGCTTCCTGGATGTACAGAGAGCACAGAGGACCAAACAGAGTTACCACAGCCGAGACAAGTATATATTTCAACCACCCATTTGCAGTGATCTGGCTGTTTCAACTGCTTGTCTCACCATTGTTTGGGTTTTACCATCTAATGCATCTTGACCAATAGTTCTTAGATTTTGTTGGGGCATCATTCTTCGTATTGCATTAGGTTTAAGCAGATTATTGTTTTCTTTCATACAAACATCTGGGTCTCATTTTTAAGTTCTTGATTGGCATCTTTTCGCAATTCTCATTTGCACAGGAGCAGGTCGACCCGTAGGCTCAGATAAATTGACCAAACAACCTAGTATTTTCttctatcactgtgtgtgtgtgtgtgtgtgtgtgtgtgtgtgtgtgtgtgtgtatgtgtctgactCAAGGAATGTAGCGGAGAGCTTGCACATATTATCTGAAAGCATTTTCATATAATCATGATTTCATATTAATGCACAGTGCATATCTTGGAATGTGAAAGCCACTTgatttttacatttgtattcACATTATATTTTATCATCTTATTTCGGTGTTTATCAGCCAATTTGCAACATGGAAAAAAGTAGTAGTCCATAGTTGATTTCTGTCTGCCTTCTCTGATTACCTTTAGGAACTGAGAGATGGTGAGGAGGTCCTGGCTCGTTGGACTGACTGCCGATACTATCCAGCAAAGATTGAGACGGTCAACAAAGAGGGTCAGTTCTCCTACAATTTCTTAGGAAGGcataaaaaaacaatgtttaagTGATCTAACTGACCTCTACTAAGTGTCTCCTTGAAACAATTTCTATTAAAAGTATGCTTCAGTGACATATCTACATTTCTAAGTAGATATTTGATACGTATGAGTTTTAACTGGACATTGTTTTTCTAGGTACTTACACAGTCCAATTTTACGATGGTGTAATAAGATGCGTGAAAAGAATTCATATCAAATCGATGCCTGAAGATGCAAAAGGACAGGTGAGGAGCCCAGTCTGTTGATCTTTTGATGTTTGCTGttctgagtaggcctacacctaGCTGTGAGCAGGCAgtgttatgtttttgtgtttgtgtatgctctGAAAAAAAGGACTGGATTGCACTTGTGAAGGCAGCCACGGCAGCTGCGAAGAGCAAAGGAGGCTGCAGGCCACGCACGAGTGTAAACAGCAACAAGAGCAAAGATGAGCAGATGTCTgactgtgaggaggaggaggaagaagaggaggaggaggaggaggaggaggagatcaagctggaagaagaggaggaccgAAAATCAGAGAGACCAGGTATCATgctgtctctcactcccttgAGGCCAGAGTGTTCTGCTTTCAGGATTACTGAATGCTGTATgctcattccctcattttcatTGAGGGAAAGGAAGACAGTTCAAGTTTCTGTTTGTAGTTTTAGCATAGATAGATTTTTTTGTAATATCGTATGATATGGCTGATGTATTCATTACTTTGCTGACATCAGCTATCTCTCCTCTACGTATCATTACTTACATACATTTCATGCCATGCTTTGGAGTTTCAAATGGAATAAGTCAATGCAAAGTCAAGACTGTGCACTCCACCACACAGGATATGTCTTTGAGAGCTAAACAGAGGCCTTCCTTTGACAAAACGTTGTCAATGCACAGAGATATACTGTACGATGCTGATTATCCATGGCTTCAGGACCTACTGTAGTGCAGGACTCTTATGATCAAAAGTGGTCGTTCAGGGAAGAGTATGGATGGTTAAACCTTTGTTGGCGCTTTCAGACACGGAGTCAGCAGGAGAGGATGACTGCAAGTCTCAATCTGATCACCAAGAGATGGGCAACGCTAAGAAAAGGAGAAGACCGGGCAGTGTCTGTAATTCCAAGAGGCTTCGTCTACAGCCAGGTGTGATTCTTTGAACAGAGCTACTTACCATTCTGTTTTGAAAGTAGCCGTGGTGATGCGGTGTGGTGATGCAGAGCTTTTGTATGCATGTTGTAGGATACAGTGAAGAGGAGATGGACTGCAAGGAGGAGCCAAAGGACGTGCCAGTCACAACTCAGCAGGTGCGTTTTCATTTATTATCAGCTGTGCTTTGAAGGTGTCAAAGGCCCAAGAGAGTGCTGAATTGACTAGTTCAAGCATTTTCTAACTCCTGTCCTGAATGGACTGCAGTTGTGATCAGTTGTGGCCTTGTCTAGCTTTGTTTTTCCCATATTTCAAATATACAATGGAGAGGTGGTAAATTCTTAGTGCTATAGGTAGTCTAAGGACATATTAGAAGTTTataatttgtaaactcatcGTAGGAATGGGGTTAAGTCTCATACTTCCCTTTCCTATCTTTTCAGAGGATTGTGGACGCCGAGGCGTCCACTGTAGACAGTAAAGCTGCGGTTTTCCCGGCTGTGCAGGGCGTCCCATCCCCGGTCCGACTGCGTAACCGGCGGCTCAAGCATGACTCTGGAGAATCCAGCAGCAGCCAGAGGCACGGGGCAGAGGAGGGTGAGGCCAGCTGCTCCCCGGCCTCCAGCCACAGTTTCACCGACGCTCCTCAAACAGGTTGGTCAGACTATCAAGGTGTTGATTTGATTttaattttatttcaaatgtatgtAGCACATGTAGCACATATGCATTTCACTggcagaaaaacaacacaaaaacaaaagactCTCCTTTTTTAAGCACATTTGAAAGGGAGTGGGAAAAAGTGAAAACTTCACAGTTATGGAGGGCTGTTGTGCAGTGACTGACCAGTTACATGGCTGCAGCAGCATTTGTTGTTGAGATTTGACCACGTGTCCATAGCTGAACAGCACAAGTAATGTGCAGTGAAACTCTTAACGGTACAGGTACATGTCAATGAAGCAAAAGGCTTTgttctgtgtgggtgtgccaTTTTTGGGAAGATGGTGTGACTGCTAATTGGCTGTCCGGTTACTTGTCTTCATATCAGAAGAGTCATTCCATTCAGAGTCCCAAGATTAAAAGTTTAATGTactaagaacaacaacaaccctgTAGTAAACTTTCCAAGCTGTTGTTTTAAAACAGTTTCAAACTAACCAATTGATGCTGTAGTCAATACAATTTTCCAACCATCAAAGGTGCGACAATCCACAAATCCACTCGTTCGCTTTACCAATTTCTCTTGTCAACCGTATCGTCGTCTGCTCCTAACAGAATTTAATCGAATGCTGCTTCGCTTCGCtggcatgtctctccctaccgTTAGGTTTCATTGCCAGATCAAACATTCTCCAAGTGAAATCTATGTCTTTAGCTCATTCAATGGATAAACAGTTCGTTTAGCATGACTAAAACACCTGACATGAAATCAGAAGAAATGTAGGATTGGAGTGTGGAAAGTATAAAATAGAACATTATTTCAAACTTGAAGCCATGCAAGTGAAGTCTCTTGATAGTCTTGATAGGTGCACAGGCAGCTGCCTCATCACCTCAGAGAAGACGACGATCTCAGAGGCTTGCCACCACCTTTGACCCAATATGTCCTTCTTCTCCCACACCCAAAGACATTAGTCCGCACTCAAACACAGATCTTCCACAGCCCAACGGTAAGCAGGAGAGATTCTCACATTATGGTCCGTTATGGAGTCACCAGGAAAGTGTGATTGTCTCTGATTAGTTCAGCAAGTTTCTGATTTGTGTCTGAAAATTGTGCTGACCTAAGCCTGAGCTCCTGGCGTGGCCACAGGTCTTTCCACAAGAttggaaacagaaaaagacaggaTATGAAATTAAATGGATCAGGGCAAAGGAATCTGCAACAGCGAGTTGCATAGCTTCCATAATATTCCAACCCCACATAGTAAAGCTTTGTAGACTGATTAAGCATTTCGCTTGTTGGCTTGTTAATTTtttaatggcaaaaaaaaaatctgtcaagACTGCATTGTAGCTTGTATGTGATTCCTGAATTTTGTAAGTAGCTTTGGATAAAAgaatggaaagaaaaaaaaatggacattGAAAAGGCAGAAGTTATATTTATATCAGTGTTATTTCTCCTGTCAGAGAAAGACATGGAAAACTCTGAGAAGAGAACGGCATCTCCTCACAACACCTTGCCTGTGGTTCCTGCTACCCCACCTTCCATACCTCCATCCCTTGGTTCATCGCCAAGTCCATTATCTGAGAAGTTGGTTGATGGACAAGTGACTAATCACGTTCTGCTGGGACAGAAATCTCCTCCTCTGGTGACAGGTAAACCAATGGCTGACACAAACTTAGGTCACACAAGCTGCCGTATTTTAGAATGCACAATGTAACTGAACACCCGTGGATGCTGTGTGAGAGTCCCTGTAGTGCAAATGGGCCGTTTTATGCTGGTTGAAAAACGGCCATATCTTATTGCATACTGTAGCTTGTTAGGTGGAGGAAGGGTGTTAACATCTTTCTAACATAGACAGtatcacacacaacaaactGTTGCATTCGCAAGTGACAGTGGGTTTTCTCTGTGGTTATATACATTTGTTACAGAGCGGAAGGATTCTACACAGATGCAAAACAGAAAGTAAAGTGATAATTAGGTTAGATTAGGACGGTGCATGCATGTCCTATAATTTAGCAGCTGATAACAACCTCCTAACATGAGAACCTCCTAGAGATGCATTTGAATCTGCAATACGTTACTTGCATTCCCCTTTGGGGCCTACTTTCCAATAATGTGTGGAAGGCACATATTGAGGTTAATGCTCAAAACAGGAAAAACATGTAATGCAAGGACGTCAGAGTAGTTGAACATCTGTTGTTCTTTGGTCTTCTTTCCTAGCCGTTACTCCCAAGGCTGTTGCGAGAACACCCAAGGCAAATAAGCATGCAAGGGAACCAAGTAAGTCCATACTGATAATTGTACAAATTTGACTGTCAATCTGGAATGCAATAAGATTGTGTAAAATATGAGTTTGGTCTTTAAACTGGTTTTGgtatgccccctccccccctccccccccccctccctccctccctccctcccctttgcTATCTGTTCTCAGTCATGAGTACCAAGCGCTCGGAGGACCCTACATCTCTGAATGAGTGCATCGATCTGGACCATAACAAATTCAAGTGTAAAATTCCTGGTTGCTCCAAGGCCTTTCGGAAAGCCAAGCTCCTGGACTACCATCTCAAGTATTACCACAATACAGACAAGGAGCAGGAGGCAGACGTTGGATCTCCAGACAGAGTCGGCCGCACCAGGGCCACCTCCGCCTCCATGCCAACCAGCACCCTCCTGGAGGTCCCTGATAACAAGAGGCGCAGGAccgtctccacctcctcttgtAAGCAGACGGGTCAAGCAGGCCTGACCGTTTTTACAGGATATTGAGACTGTCAATGGGGTTTGCCCTGAGatggttttctttttcttcttcaaagTGTGAAACAGGTGTtttcaaatttgcaaacattAGCAAAAAGGGTATTTTTTTGCCCGTTTGCTAACagtttgaggaggtagttctctgcAAACATACATGGGAGCTGGATGTAACATTACCGTTAAAATTTTATGTTTACgaaaatcgttcaaattcaactGTTCAGATAAAATATGTTCGTCTTAAACATTCACTACTCTTTGCCGAATTTGAACGGCCCTTGGATGAAAATGCTGTACACTCATGCGTGAGTTGGGTTGAACGAAGTTAACATGAAGAGCCTACTCTACTACTGTCTGTAGTACTGTAAACTACTGTCTGTTCTCTGTTGTGACAAATTGTTTCTCATGCTCTGCTATTCTGAACTTCAGTAGTGCTGTCATTTGTGAAGGTTGAGTTGCCTATGAAAAAAGTGTAATGCTGCCGTTTTGGGTTATATTCAGGTCCGCGACCGGGCCCTTATCTCTCTTTCGGTGTGCCAGCTCTCTCCTCCCAGAGCCACAGTCTGCACCTGGACTACACCGGAAACTGTTTGAGGCCTCCGAAGTTCTGCAAGAAAAAGCGTTCGTCAGCCTCGGTTAGCTCCGACAGCACTGAGGTGTCTTTGCCTCCGCCGCCACGGGAAAAAGCTTTCGAGAGCCTCCACGAAAAGATCCTCAAGAAGGTCATTGAGAAGGACACGGGTATGTGGCTGAAATTTTGTGCGCCTGTCACATTTGTCGCACAAACCGACTTGTAACTTTCAGTTTTTAAACTAAAATTTCAGACTGATTTGATTACTGTTTGCAAGAAGAAAACATTGTAAGCTATTTAAAAAGGCAGTTTGTTACCTTCATTTTGAATCTGTACCTTCTGTTCTGTGTGCTTTTTCCCACAGGACTTTGCATAAAGACAGAGAAGAAGTGCCAGTTGATAGGTAAGTCACTAGCTTTCTGTGTACACACGTGACCCTGACTCAGCACAAGGCtgaatgttgtcattcaaataGGCATGTGTGAGTCCAGTAACGTTTTAGCTGTACTGTGGAGTGACATCACCTATTGTTGTTGCTAAAACTTTAGACAACATTAAGAGAATGATACTTGTAATGTTACGCACAAAATATAATCAGCAAAGTAAAATTCAGTATTCAATAGGTGCAGAGTGAAATATACATTTTTGTTTGCTGTAAccaattttctttattttttcccccccttttagTCCAACCGACTTGCCGGTTGTAACTTTGCGTTAAGACTGACTGTTTTGAAGAGACAGCAATCGCCCCTTTCACTTTTGATAAGAATAAAAGCCTAGGCCTACGCACTAAATAATAGCCTATACACTAGGCTAAATACAGCTTCTCATTGACCGCAATACTATTAACCACAGCCATCTAGACTGCGTAATTTCACTTTCACTCTGCTAGTAACAGTTGGATATCTGAAATGTTTGATTAGTTGGTCTACTAACAACCATCATAAACTAAACAACGTTACTTGCTTCTGTAGATTGTTTCCTGCTCAtcctgacgttagttattattaatgtttaataATCAACttagattagattatattaaattagattcaactttCCATTGTGCCGAGTACAAatacaaagacaacgaaatgcagttgtCACCGGCAGGGTAGAGTTCAGTAGGGTGAACTCAGCCGCGAGAAAAAAACTTCCTCTGAACCTGCTTGTTCTTGTGCGGAGAGACCTGCAACGCCTCACAGAGGGGAGTTGGGTGAACagtctgtggttggggtgggaacAGTCTTTGATGATGCTGCGGTGATGCGTTGGGGAATTTTCACCACCCTCTGCAGTGCTTTTCGGTAGTGGGCAGAGCAGTTGCCATACCAaacagtagctgcgtttccattacaaatatgcgcaaaaactttgtcgatattgtcttaatgtcgaaaaccacaattttcgcaattgcggtgtttccattacattcggctaacttaattaaaatctcgtgtattctcgcgtgttgtaagtcattaggagacatggcggtTATCAACATTTAACCCAGATTTAggctacactaaatgcattcaaattgccaccacggcactaacgatgattatcagtcattaggctataagccatcagcggaggaggcctacgttttggtggggcagaaacataaaattttaaatgacatatcaatcacaggagtttgttataggcctatgcttaaatcatgtcacagccatgtcagtggaatatttcgtagatcagcccagttgattagtttctagaactagaatctaaaatctagatttctttcagcaccattctcatcacgttaaaccagcaaagcatagcaacgttgttgctatgggtaaacaaagctagttgagcggttgcgtatgcagcgtttttgagaaagtgttggcgagttcacagagtgtggattcaacattttagaatgacacgagacacttttaatgaataaaaatatatattttttacattattctcccggtgccacttcctgtcgacagtcttcttcgtcggtttcgttcctcctaacatccggttgttggatcacgtgacccgttagatgcgaaaaaagtgtttccattgcagttttgcgaaatatacaaatttcgatacgctcgaaataccacctcaccctagcgcaaaaactttttctcgaaaaatgtgagttttttcgaaatgtgcgtgtttccattcaccacatttcttttcgcaaatcttaatttgcgcaatttaatggtcaatggaaacgcagctagtgaCACATTTGGTGAGGATTCTCTCGATGGTGCAGTGGTAGAAGTTCATGACATATATTTTATACATCCCCAGCCTATGTGCAATGCAATAGTCATCGAATTCCCCCATATGTCAGATAGCATGACGGCATAGCTGTATGCAAATTCGTTTAAATtcatacctactgtatgtactgtaatcaCCATGACCAaaattttacttttttttttttttttttactgtttctgCAAATGCAAATATTTATAAGGATGGCCTTAGTGTCAAGTACTGAACTGAAGTCATACTGCACACAATGAATTGAAATATTGACTGTGGAAATTGGGTTACGCAACGAAGGCTAGTTtgcctaaataaataaactcacATGTCTTCTATTAGTTCAGCAAGTTTCTGATTTGTGTCTGAAAATTGTGCTGACCTAAGCCTGAGCTCCTGGCGTGGCCACAGGTCTTTCCACAAGATTGGAAACGGAAAAAGACAGGATATGAAATTAAATGGATCATGGCAAAGGAACCTGCAACAGCGAGTTGCATAGCTTCCATAATATTCCAACCCCACATAGTAAAGCTTTGTAGACTGATTAAGCATTTAGCTTAATTTTGCTTAATTTCCGCATTGTTTGGTGTTAGGTCAGTGCATCAATACAGATCGATGGGATTGTTGCGCGCTTAATCTTCATGAATCGGTCTTGTATTTtcaggcagaaagaaagagaaggacaaagaccgcaaggacagaaaagaaaaggaccCCTTTAAGTtaaaacagaagaagaagaaaaagaaaaagaagaaatcgAAACAGCACGGTAAGATCATTTGTGCTTTCCTTTTCATCCTTAAAATGCTCAATTTAAAGGCGTCTGATGAAGAATATGTAGCATGGAGCATGAATTGATGACGACGCGGCattataggccagtcaatctagctcaaaaatgggccaaaacttaaactaattgcaatagtaatggttcataatttgtattgatccttaaaccctcctgcatcacatattaaaaatctacccatttatatttagtggaacatacttttattcaaggtcaaaggtagcaatttccaatgcattttgccattaggatttactacaggtgaaatgggtaaaattttaaactatagatatcaaattgaaactttcacagttgtttactcacattaaggcaaatattttttgtattgcaagttttctgaaatgtgatgtttagatatgcaaatgagaccagttttacctaaatatgcaataatttgcatatatttttagAAAagtaaatctgaacaataggtacagtcagcttcaaaataattgctgcattttgcttctatattggataccaaaagcctatgcaaagggaatattagatattacttaaTATCatctcagaaatgaggaaatcaagtcaagtcaaaatcaatgcgtttcaatggaagtacattatagaacaaatgattgtcaatgatatggcatgatggaagtatctcaatgcattcCAAGTCGCATAAGGAAGacattgacctttagacaacatatcaagtgagttggcatgcactgagattccatcttccatcataccatatcattgacaatcatttgttctataatgtacttccattgaaacgcattgattttgacttgacttgatttcctcatttctgaggtgatatgaagtaatatctaatattccctttgcataggcttttggtatccaatatagaagcaaaatgcagcaattattttgaagctgactgtacctattgttcagatttagttttctagaaatatatgcaaattattgcatatttaggtaaatctggtctcatttgcatatctaaacatcacatttcagaaaacttgcaatacaaaaaatctttgccttaatgtgagtaaacaactgtgaaagtttcaatttgatatctatagtttaaaattttacccatttcaccagtagtaaatcccaatggcaaaatgcattggaaattgctacctttgaccttgaaaaaaagtatgttccactaaatataaatgggtagattttttatatgttaattagatatacc
Encoded here:
- the phf20l1 gene encoding PHD finger protein 20-like protein 1 isoform X1, which translates into the protein MSKKPPCRPGIIFEVGARVEAQDYLQKWYTSRIEKIDYDEGKMLVHFDRWSHRYDEWIFWDSNRLRPLEKPTLRKEGLKEEEEMSERLGEIRTSRLPELPGCTESTEDQTELPQPRQELRDGEEVLARWTDCRYYPAKIETVNKEGTYTVQFYDGVIRCVKRIHIKSMPEDAKGQDWIALVKAATAAAKSKGGCRPRTSVNSNKSKDEQMSDCEEEEEEEEEEEEEEEIKLEEEEDRKSERPDTESAGEDDCKSQSDHQEMGNAKKRRRPGSVCNSKRLRLQPGYSEEEMDCKEEPKDVPVTTQQRIVDAEASTVDSKAAVFPAVQGVPSPVRLRNRRLKHDSGESSSSQRHGAEEGEASCSPASSHSFTDAPQTVLIGAQAAASSPQRRRRSQRLATTFDPICPSSPTPKDISPHSNTDLPQPNEKDMENSEKRTASPHNTLPVVPATPPSIPPSLGSSPSPLSEKLVDGQVTNHVLLGQKSPPLVTAVTPKAVARTPKANKHAREPIMSTKRSEDPTSLNECIDLDHNKFKCKIPGCSKAFRKAKLLDYHLKYYHNTDKEQEADVGSPDRVGRTRATSASMPTSTLLEVPDNKRRRTVSTSSCPRPGPYLSFGVPALSSQSHSLHLDYTGNCLRPPKFCKKKRSSASVSSDSTEVSLPPPPREKAFESLHEKILKKVIEKDTGLCIKTEKKCQLIGRKKEKDKDRKDRKEKDPFKLKQKKKKKKKKKSKQHGYSELEDMSLAFLERSSPSAFHRSTGSAFTLHTSSSSSASSKHNYPRAILSIDLTGENLSDIDFLEDSTTESLLLSGDEYNQDLESLAMDDFPDEDETAANEIVRCICEMDEENGFMIQCEECMCWQHSVCMGLLEDSIPDQYICYICRDPPGQRWSAKYCHDKDWLNKGHMYGLSFLAENYSHQNAKKIMSTHQLLADVYSVRKVLHGLQLKMDILQSKHNPSLHLWARSWVNSDEEQPMGGAPDCIHLREHLSQSALPETYITSEHSYQKPPNAQERAGEPGAPPAASAPQCVPKEEEDTGAICLASCVTESYAGSADQARNCLQWQMNLLTHIEDVQNQVAGRMDLIEKELDVLESWLDFTGELEPPDPLGRLPQLKCRIKQLLTDLAKVQQMSTLCSV
- the phf20l1 gene encoding PHD finger protein 20-like protein 1 isoform X2 gives rise to the protein MSKKPPCRPGIIFEVGARVEAQDYLQKWYTSRIEKIDYDEGKMLVHFDRWSHRYDEWIFWDSNRLRPLEKPTLRKEGLKEEEEMSERLGEIRTSRLPELPGCTESTEDQTELPQPRQELRDGEEVLARWTDCRYYPAKIETVNKEGTYTVQFYDGVIRCVKRIHIKSMPEDAKGQDWIALVKAATAAAKSKGGCRPRTSVNSNKSKDEQMSDCEEEEEEEEEEEEEEEIKLEEEEDRKSERPDTESAGEDDCKSQSDHQEMGNAKKRRRPGSVCNSKRLRLQPGYSEEEMDCKEEPKDVPVTTQQRIVDAEASTVDSKAAVFPAVQGVPSPVRLRNRRLKHDSGESSSSQRHGAEEGEASCSPASSHSFTDAPQTVLIGAQAAASSPQRRRRSQRLATTFDPICPSSPTPKDISPHSNTDLPQPNEKDMENSEKRTASPHNTLPVVPATPPSIPPSLGSSPSPLSEKLVDGQVTNHVLLGQKSPPLVTAVTPKAVARTPKANKHAREPIMSTKRSEDPTSLNECIDLDHNKFKCKIPGCSKAFRKAKLLDYHLKYYHNTDKEQEADVGSPDRVGRTRATSASMPTSTLLEVPDNKRRRTVSTSSSLSSQSHSLHLDYTGNCLRPPKFCKKKRSSASVSSDSTEVSLPPPPREKAFESLHEKILKKVIEKDTGLCIKTEKKCQLIGRKKEKDKDRKDRKEKDPFKLKQKKKKKKKKKSKQHGYSELEDMSLAFLERSSPSAFHRSTGSAFTLHTSSSSSASSKHNYPRAILSIDLTGENLSDIDFLEDSTTESLLLSGDEYNQDLESLAMDDFPDEDETAANEIVRCICEMDEENGFMIQCEECMCWQHSVCMGLLEDSIPDQYICYICRDPPGQRWSAKYCHDKDWLNKGHMYGLSFLAENYSHQNAKKIMSTHQLLADVYSVRKVLHGLQLKMDILQSKHNPSLHLWARSWVNSDEEQPMGGAPDCIHLREHLSQSALPETYITSEHSYQKPPNAQERAGEPGAPPAASAPQCVPKEEEDTGAICLASCVTESYAGSADQARNCLQWQMNLLTHIEDVQNQVAGRMDLIEKELDVLESWLDFTGELEPPDPLGRLPQLKCRIKQLLTDLAKVQQMSTLCSV